From Thermus neutrinimicus, the proteins below share one genomic window:
- a CDS encoding sodium:solute symporter family protein, with the protein MSVEAWTYLLVGITFALYIYIGYASRVRETAGFYVAGRGVPAIANGAATAADWMSAASFISMAGLISFMGYDGAVYLMGWTGGYVLLALLLAPYLRKYGKYTVPDFIGDRYYSHTARAVAAIATIFISLTYVAGQMRGVGIVFSRFLQVDIATGVIIGVAVVAFFAVLGGMKGITWTQVAQYSVLIIAYLIPAIAIANVLTGNPVPQLAFTFSDLVSRLNQIQVDLGFTEYTKPFQGKPMIDILAITLALMVGTAGLPHVIIRFYTVPDVRSARYSAGWALLFIALLYTTAPAVAAFARYNLISTLHGKTLEEVRQIDWVAKWEKTKLLAFVDKDGDGKVTVAPGRAFALKGGRPDFNTPDEKSRNEVHIDNDIIVLSTPEVAKLAPWVIALVAAGGLAAALSTAAGLLLAMSSAISHDIYYRIFRPNATEAQRLLAGRIVILLAVVLAGYFGVNPPGFVAQVVAFAFGLAAASLFPAILLGIFDKRMNREGAIAGILVGLIFTAVMIGMMRAPQIFGAPAPVIPNLFGISAEGVGVIGMILNFVVAYLVSRATPPPPEHIQHLVEEIRIPKGAGQAAEH; encoded by the coding sequence ATGAGCGTTGAAGCGTGGACCTATCTCCTTGTGGGCATCACCTTTGCCCTTTATATCTACATCGGCTACGCCAGCCGAGTTCGGGAAACCGCGGGATTCTACGTGGCCGGCCGCGGCGTGCCCGCCATCGCCAACGGAGCCGCCACCGCTGCCGACTGGATGTCCGCCGCCAGCTTCATCTCCATGGCGGGCCTCATCTCCTTCATGGGGTATGACGGCGCCGTCTACCTCATGGGCTGGACGGGAGGATATGTGCTTCTGGCCCTCCTGCTGGCCCCCTACCTGCGCAAGTACGGAAAGTACACGGTGCCCGACTTCATTGGAGATCGCTACTACTCCCACACCGCCCGCGCCGTGGCCGCCATTGCCACCATCTTCATCTCCCTCACCTACGTGGCCGGGCAGATGCGGGGCGTGGGCATCGTGTTCAGCCGTTTTCTGCAGGTGGACATCGCCACCGGGGTCATCATCGGGGTGGCGGTGGTGGCCTTCTTCGCGGTGCTGGGGGGGATGAAGGGCATCACCTGGACCCAGGTGGCCCAGTATTCGGTGCTCATCATCGCCTACCTCATTCCTGCCATCGCCATCGCCAACGTCCTCACCGGCAACCCCGTTCCCCAGCTAGCTTTCACCTTCAGCGACCTGGTGAGCCGCCTGAACCAGATCCAGGTTGACCTGGGCTTCACCGAGTACACCAAGCCCTTCCAGGGCAAGCCCATGATCGATATCCTGGCCATCACCCTGGCCCTGATGGTGGGGACGGCTGGGCTCCCCCACGTGATCATTCGCTTCTACACGGTGCCCGACGTACGCTCGGCCCGCTATTCTGCTGGCTGGGCCCTGCTCTTCATCGCCCTCCTCTACACCACGGCCCCGGCGGTTGCCGCCTTTGCCCGTTACAACCTCATCAGCACCCTGCATGGCAAGACCCTAGAGGAAGTGCGCCAGATCGACTGGGTGGCCAAGTGGGAGAAGACCAAGCTCTTGGCCTTCGTGGACAAAGACGGGGACGGCAAAGTCACCGTGGCCCCAGGCCGAGCCTTCGCCTTGAAAGGCGGCAGGCCGGACTTCAACACCCCCGACGAGAAGAGCAGAAACGAGGTGCACATTGACAACGACATCATCGTGCTCTCCACGCCGGAGGTGGCCAAGCTGGCCCCCTGGGTGATCGCCCTGGTGGCTGCAGGCGGTCTGGCGGCAGCCCTTTCCACGGCCGCGGGCCTGCTCTTGGCCATGTCCAGCGCCATCTCTCACGACATCTACTACCGCATCTTCCGCCCCAACGCCACCGAGGCCCAGCGCCTCTTGGCGGGCCGCATCGTGATCCTTTTGGCGGTGGTCCTGGCCGGTTACTTCGGGGTGAACCCGCCGGGCTTCGTGGCCCAGGTGGTGGCCTTCGCCTTCGGCCTGGCAGCGGCGAGCCTCTTCCCCGCCATCCTCTTGGGCATCTTTGACAAGCGGATGAACCGGGAAGGAGCCATCGCTGGCATCCTGGTGGGCCTCATCTTCACCGCGGTGATGATCGGGATGATGCGGGCACCCCAGATCTTCGGGGCACCAGCCCCCGTCATCCCCAACCTCTTTGGCATCAGTGCGGAAGGGGTCGGGGTTATCGGCATGATCCTCAACTTTGTGGTTGCGTACCTGGTTTCCCGGGCCACGCCTCCACCCCCGGAGCATATCCAGCACCTGGTGGAGGAGATCCGCATCCCCAAGGGCGCAGGCCAGGCAGCTGAGCACTAA
- a CDS encoding putative nucleotidyltransferase substrate binding domain-containing protein, with protein MDPRKIPPLNALPEADLETLLHQAQEEAHPPGTPLLEQGGAPAQNLYLLLEGQVALLDGEREVGTLEAGEFFGFPSLLSGEPPALSVVAKTPVKVLSFPKEAFQRLLAHPEIARFFGQGLVERVRLRMDLEPSLLAPVGSLVRRSPSFIPPSATVEEAARRMRQEGISSLLVEGEPLGILTDRDLRNRVLAEGRPPSTPVGEVMTAPLFSLPADTPIYEALAAMVERGIHHLPLTEGGQVVGVVTHTDLLLNQAQSPLVLLRRIERLELSRYGLEVASLVEGLFQRGLGGVEIGRVVASLNDALIRRLAKEAERALGPAPVAYSFMVFGSEGRREQALLTDQDNALALESQDHEAYFQALAEHVVGGLIRAGIPECKGGYMATRWRKTLGEWQETFRRWMEAPEPQALLETQIFFDLRKAAGSLSLKPLEETILEGSRKGVFLYHLARASLEFRPPLGLFGRVRTEEGFVDLKRHAIAPIVALARLYALTAGSLAKGTVERLKAAAEGGTLSQEGAERLEEAFRFFFTLRLRHQLAALHQGKPVENRVLWASLSPGEKRKALEGFRTIAEMQESTASRFQLR; from the coding sequence ATGGATCCCCGGAAGATTCCTCCCTTAAACGCCCTTCCTGAAGCGGACCTCGAGACCCTTCTCCACCAGGCCCAGGAGGAAGCCCATCCCCCGGGCACCCCGCTTTTGGAACAGGGGGGGGCACCCGCGCAAAACCTCTACCTCCTCCTGGAAGGCCAGGTGGCCCTCCTGGACGGGGAACGGGAGGTGGGAACCCTGGAGGCGGGGGAGTTCTTCGGCTTCCCTTCCCTCCTTTCCGGCGAACCCCCGGCCCTAAGCGTGGTGGCCAAAACCCCGGTCAAGGTCCTGTCCTTTCCCAAGGAGGCCTTCCAAAGGCTACTGGCCCACCCGGAAATCGCCCGCTTCTTCGGCCAGGGCCTCGTGGAGAGGGTGCGGCTTCGCATGGACCTAGAACCCTCCCTCTTGGCCCCGGTGGGAAGCCTGGTCCGCCGTTCCCCTTCCTTTATCCCCCCTTCGGCCACGGTGGAAGAGGCCGCCCGAAGGATGCGCCAAGAGGGCATCTCCAGCCTGCTGGTGGAGGGGGAACCCTTGGGCATCCTCACGGACCGCGACCTGAGAAACCGGGTCCTGGCCGAGGGCCGCCCCCCTTCCACCCCCGTGGGGGAGGTGATGACCGCCCCCCTTTTCTCCCTTCCAGCGGACACCCCCATCTATGAGGCCCTGGCGGCCATGGTGGAGCGGGGCATCCACCACCTGCCCCTTACGGAAGGGGGGCAGGTGGTGGGGGTGGTCACCCATACCGACCTGCTCCTCAACCAGGCCCAAAGCCCCTTGGTCCTCCTCCGGCGGATCGAAAGGCTGGAGCTTTCCCGGTATGGCCTCGAGGTGGCCTCCTTGGTGGAGGGCCTTTTCCAACGGGGCCTGGGCGGGGTGGAGATCGGCCGGGTGGTGGCCTCCTTGAACGACGCCCTCATCCGCCGGCTGGCCAAGGAAGCGGAAAGGGCCTTGGGCCCGGCCCCAGTTGCCTATAGCTTCATGGTTTTCGGCTCCGAGGGGCGAAGGGAGCAGGCCCTCTTGACGGACCAGGACAACGCCCTGGCCCTGGAAAGCCAGGATCACGAGGCCTACTTCCAGGCCCTGGCGGAGCACGTGGTGGGGGGGCTTATCCGGGCGGGGATCCCCGAGTGCAAGGGGGGATACATGGCCACCCGCTGGCGCAAAACCCTGGGGGAATGGCAGGAAACCTTCCGCCGCTGGATGGAGGCCCCCGAGCCCCAGGCCCTCCTGGAAACCCAGATCTTCTTTGACCTGCGCAAGGCGGCGGGTAGCCTTTCCCTAAAGCCCCTGGAGGAGACCATCCTGGAGGGCAGCCGGAAGGGGGTCTTCCTTTACCACCTGGCCCGGGCCAGCCTGGAGTTCCGCCCTCCCTTAGGCCTCTTCGGAAGGGTGCGCACGGAGGAGGGCTTTGTGGACCTCAAGCGCCACGCCATTGCCCCCATCGTGGCCCTGGCCCGGCTTTACGCCCTCACGGCGGGGAGTCTGGCCAAGGGGACGGTGGAGAGGCTCAAGGCAGCAGCCGAGGGTGGGACCTTAAGCCAGGAGGGTGCGGAAAGGCTGGAAGAAGCCTTCCGCTTCTTCTTTACCCTGCGCCTAAGGCACCAGCTTGCGGCTTTGCACCAGGGAAAGCCGGTGGAAAACCGGGTGCTCTGGGCTAGCTTAAGCCCCGGGGAGAAGCGCAAGGCCCTCGAGGGTTTCCGGACCATCGCCGAGATGCAGGAGAGCACCGCAAGCCGCTTCCAGTTGCGATGA
- a CDS encoding sensor histidine kinase, translating to MNPFLLLLSLFLYLGLLFLVALLGEGRGRAWVQSPWAYTLSLAVYATAWTFMGSVGRAATEGASFLPIYLGPTLALLLWPFLHERLLSLARAHRLTSWADFLYLRFGHSLLGPLAAAFLVVGLLPYLALQLKAIAQAFLFLRGEEEPLADIALPTALLLALFAILFGTRRLDPSERHQGLVLAVAFESFVKLIALLLVGGVVLWQLGNPFPRVQGHPELLPLLLPQEGLTGHLEWSSLVVLSGLAFLFLPRQFHVSVVENTDPQHLRLAAWAFPLYLLLINLPVLPLALWGRLLLPQGNPDLYVLALPLELGNAPLALLAFLGGVSAATAMVVVESLALSILISNHLLSPLLLRFRALGSLLLWRRISILAVMLLAYLYFRLAGEAYALVAMGLISFVAVAQLAPAGLLGLYWKGATPQGALAGLLGGILLWAYTLFLPALARSGWLPAFFLEGPHPLLKPEGLLGIQGLDPVVHGFLASLTVNLALTLGVSLFTRRKALQEERTGEVEELAALLRRVLGPEAEENFRRQAQALPGREAAGLAETLLAGSVGPATAKLLLLSVTREAPPEALREEVEEAARESRELRAYAQALEEARKELAEAYERLKALDQAKDELLAAVSHELKTPLTAVRALAEILEANPGLPEEERGRFVSLLAKETARLSRLVEEVLAYTRLQAGVPLSRGPTDLRALAEEALALVEPLARERGIALESQLVGVQALTDRDRVLQVLLNLLHNALRHARSRVRLELTLANQEALFRVFDDGPGVPPQARTLVFEPFQSFSGGTGLGLFLARRLVESLGGRIFLEEGEGAAFAFTLPLEVEHEDSGGGR from the coding sequence ATGAACCCTTTCCTTCTCCTCCTAAGCCTTTTCCTCTACCTGGGCCTCCTCTTCCTGGTGGCCCTCCTGGGGGAGGGGCGGGGGCGGGCTTGGGTCCAAAGCCCCTGGGCGTACACCCTTTCCCTGGCGGTCTACGCCACCGCCTGGACCTTCATGGGAAGCGTGGGCCGGGCGGCCACGGAGGGGGCCAGCTTTCTTCCCATCTACCTGGGACCCACCCTGGCCCTTCTCCTGTGGCCGTTTCTCCATGAAAGGTTGCTTTCCCTGGCCCGAGCCCACCGCCTCACCTCCTGGGCCGACTTCCTCTACCTGCGCTTCGGCCATAGCCTCCTGGGCCCCCTGGCCGCCGCCTTTTTGGTGGTGGGCCTGCTTCCCTACCTGGCCCTGCAGCTAAAGGCCATCGCCCAGGCCTTCCTCTTCCTCCGGGGCGAGGAGGAGCCCCTGGCAGACATCGCCTTGCCCACCGCCTTGCTCCTGGCCCTCTTCGCCATCCTCTTCGGCACCCGCCGCCTGGACCCCTCGGAACGGCATCAGGGCCTGGTGCTGGCGGTGGCCTTTGAGTCCTTCGTGAAGCTTATCGCCCTCCTCCTCGTGGGAGGGGTGGTCCTTTGGCAACTGGGAAACCCCTTTCCCAGGGTCCAGGGCCATCCCGAGCTCCTCCCCCTCCTCCTTCCCCAGGAGGGCCTTACCGGCCACCTGGAGTGGAGCAGCCTGGTGGTCCTTTCCGGCCTGGCCTTCCTCTTCCTGCCCCGCCAGTTCCACGTGAGCGTGGTGGAGAACACTGACCCCCAGCACCTCCGCCTGGCGGCCTGGGCCTTCCCCTTGTACCTGCTCCTCATCAACCTGCCCGTCCTTCCCCTGGCCCTTTGGGGCCGGCTCCTCCTGCCCCAGGGAAACCCGGACCTCTACGTGCTGGCCCTACCCCTCGAGCTTGGCAACGCCCCCTTGGCCCTTCTGGCCTTCCTGGGCGGGGTTTCAGCGGCCACGGCCATGGTGGTGGTGGAAAGCCTGGCCCTTTCCATCCTCATCTCCAACCACCTCCTCTCCCCCCTTCTCCTCCGTTTCCGGGCCCTAGGAAGCCTCCTCCTCTGGCGCAGGATCTCCATCCTGGCGGTGATGCTCCTGGCCTACCTCTACTTCCGCCTGGCGGGGGAGGCCTATGCCCTGGTGGCCATGGGCCTCATCTCCTTTGTGGCCGTGGCCCAGCTGGCCCCAGCGGGGCTCTTAGGGCTCTACTGGAAGGGGGCCACTCCCCAGGGGGCCTTGGCGGGTCTTCTGGGGGGAATCCTCCTCTGGGCCTATACCCTTTTCCTCCCAGCCCTGGCCCGCTCGGGCTGGCTCCCCGCCTTTTTCCTGGAGGGCCCCCACCCCCTTTTAAAGCCGGAAGGGCTTTTGGGAATCCAGGGCCTGGATCCCGTGGTCCACGGGTTTCTGGCGAGCCTTACCGTAAATCTAGCCCTCACCCTGGGGGTTTCCCTCTTCACCCGGCGGAAGGCCTTGCAGGAGGAGCGCACAGGGGAGGTGGAGGAGCTCGCCGCCCTTCTCCGGCGGGTTTTGGGGCCCGAGGCGGAGGAAAACTTCCGCCGCCAGGCCCAGGCCCTCCCGGGCCGGGAAGCGGCAGGGCTCGCGGAAACCCTTCTGGCGGGGTCCGTGGGGCCTGCCACTGCCAAGCTCCTCCTCCTCTCCGTCACCCGGGAGGCTCCCCCGGAAGCCCTGCGGGAGGAGGTGGAGGAGGCGGCCCGGGAATCCCGGGAACTTCGGGCCTACGCCCAGGCCCTCGAGGAGGCCAGGAAGGAGCTTGCCGAAGCCTATGAGCGCCTGAAGGCCCTGGACCAGGCTAAGGATGAGCTCCTGGCCGCGGTGTCCCACGAGCTCAAAACCCCCCTCACCGCCGTGCGGGCCCTGGCGGAGATCCTCGAGGCCAACCCCGGCCTCCCTGAAGAGGAGCGTGGGCGCTTCGTTTCCCTTTTGGCTAAGGAAACCGCCCGGCTCTCCCGCCTGGTGGAGGAGGTCTTGGCCTACACCCGGCTTCAGGCGGGGGTGCCCCTCTCCCGTGGCCCCACGGACCTTCGGGCCCTGGCCGAGGAAGCCCTGGCCCTGGTGGAACCCCTGGCCCGGGAAAGGGGCATTGCCCTAGAGTCGCAACTGGTGGGGGTCCAAGCCCTCACGGACCGGGACCGGGTCCTCCAGGTGCTTTTGAACCTCCTCCACAATGCCCTGCGCCACGCCCGCAGCCGGGTGCGCCTGGAGCTTACCCTCGCCAACCAAGAGGCCCTTTTCCGGGTCTTCGACGATGGTCCCGGAGTACCCCCCCAGGCCAGGACCTTGGTATTCGAACCCTTCCAGAGCTTCTCCGGAGGCACGGGCCTTGGCCTTTTCCTGGCAAGGAGACTCGTGGAAAGCCTAGGGGGACGGATCTTTTTGGAAGAGGGGGAGGGGGCCGCCTTCGCCTTCACCCTTCCCCTGGAGGTGGAGCATGAGGATTCTGGTGGTGGACGATGA
- a CDS encoding response regulator transcription factor gives MRILVVDDEESILVPLEFLLKKAGHEVVLARTGEEALKALSQDAFDLMVLDLMLPGMDGFAVLERTKALPQRPKVLVLTARGREADRAKALALGAEAFMAKPFGIQDLLSQVEGLLGGR, from the coding sequence ATGAGGATTCTGGTGGTGGACGATGAGGAAAGCATTCTGGTGCCCTTGGAGTTCCTCTTGAAGAAGGCGGGGCACGAGGTGGTTCTGGCCCGCACGGGGGAGGAGGCCCTAAAGGCCCTATCCCAAGACGCCTTCGACCTCATGGTGCTGGACCTCATGCTTCCGGGAATGGATGGCTTCGCCGTTTTGGAGCGGACCAAGGCCCTACCCCAAAGGCCCAAGGTCCTGGTCCTCACCGCCCGGGGGCGGGAGGCGGACCGGGCCAAGGCCTTGGCCCTGGGAGCCGAGGCCTTCATGGCCAAGCCCTTTGGCATCCAGGACCTCCTTTCCCAGGTGGAAGGGCTCTTGGGGGGAAGATGA
- a CDS encoding 3'-5' exonuclease: MRETLRFLGALLLGLLLVGGAVGLGLFLLLQGEEDLGKELLRLAQRKLPLLLFLGFLFTLVLAVLLYPVFLGYLAATRALGQEAEIVLANPGHRLRLRGPFELRALADLINRLAQEKEALEKEVATRIAEAKSLLEEERRKLAALIGHLPHGVVLANPKGQVLLYNQGARELLGEGLGVGKSLFGLLDRGLMVHALGLPGERFLTQGPKGTLWLQVVPLEGEEGFLVLLEEAREQGGWDAALLHRLKDKLAGLKALAETLEQEARGTPLEPLLKTATATALELSQLVASWEAPSQAAEVLAEDLLALLAQALERETGVSPGFSLEEEARDLLVQADTYALARGLAAALKDEEEAFLEGKREGNLLHLILALPKPPPGPAHPDLPPLLKEAVERSGGSAWWAGARLHLLLPAREAPRLPAKAGPPPRAEVFDLSLLHAPEELEEAPLEGLLYTAFDLETTGLDPEKDAIIALGAVHILGKKVLRHEIFEALVNPGRPIPKASTEIHGLTWEMLREKPKLEEVLPGFRLFLEDTVLLAHNGAFDMAFLRRVGLHQPPLVDTLLLSHLLFPDLQDHRLETLAERFGVPVIGRHTALGDALMTAEVFAGMVPLLKARGYRTLGEVLRACARLPLARLKY, translated from the coding sequence ATGAGGGAGACGTTACGCTTTTTGGGAGCCCTCCTCCTGGGCCTCCTCCTGGTGGGGGGGGCCGTGGGCCTGGGCCTTTTCCTCCTCCTTCAGGGAGAGGAGGACCTGGGGAAGGAACTCCTCCGCCTGGCCCAAAGGAAGCTACCCCTGCTCCTTTTCTTGGGCTTCCTCTTCACCCTGGTCCTGGCCGTTCTGCTCTACCCGGTCTTCCTGGGCTACCTGGCCGCCACCCGGGCCCTGGGCCAGGAGGCGGAGATCGTCCTGGCCAACCCCGGCCACCGCTTGCGCCTTCGGGGACCCTTTGAGCTCAGGGCCCTGGCGGACCTCATCAACCGCCTGGCGCAGGAAAAGGAGGCCTTGGAGAAGGAGGTGGCAACCCGCATCGCCGAGGCGAAATCCCTCCTGGAGGAGGAAAGGAGGAAGCTGGCCGCCCTCATCGGCCACCTTCCCCACGGGGTGGTGCTGGCCAACCCCAAGGGCCAGGTCCTCCTCTACAACCAAGGAGCCCGGGAGCTATTGGGGGAGGGCCTGGGGGTGGGCAAAAGCCTCTTCGGCCTCCTGGACCGGGGGCTCATGGTCCACGCCCTGGGGCTACCAGGGGAAAGGTTCTTAACCCAGGGCCCCAAGGGGACCCTTTGGCTCCAGGTGGTGCCCCTGGAGGGGGAGGAAGGGTTTTTGGTCCTCCTGGAGGAGGCCCGGGAACAGGGAGGGTGGGATGCCGCCCTCCTCCACCGCCTAAAGGACAAGCTGGCGGGGCTCAAGGCCTTAGCCGAGACCCTGGAGCAGGAGGCCAGGGGAACCCCCCTCGAGCCCCTCCTCAAGACCGCCACGGCCACCGCCCTGGAGCTCAGCCAGCTGGTGGCCTCTTGGGAAGCCCCGTCCCAGGCGGCGGAGGTATTGGCGGAAGACCTTTTAGCCCTCCTGGCCCAGGCCCTGGAGCGGGAAACAGGGGTTTCCCCAGGGTTCTCCCTGGAGGAGGAGGCCAGGGACCTCCTGGTCCAGGCGGACACCTATGCCTTGGCTCGAGGGCTGGCAGCCGCCCTAAAGGACGAGGAGGAAGCCTTCCTGGAGGGAAAGCGTGAGGGCAACCTGCTCCACCTCATCCTCGCCCTGCCCAAGCCTCCCCCAGGGCCCGCCCACCCCGACCTTCCTCCTCTCCTGAAGGAGGCGGTGGAGCGGTCCGGCGGGAGCGCCTGGTGGGCGGGAGCCCGCCTTCACCTCCTCCTCCCCGCCCGGGAAGCACCCCGGCTTCCCGCCAAGGCGGGCCCTCCCCCCCGGGCCGAGGTCTTTGACCTCTCCCTGCTCCATGCCCCCGAGGAGCTGGAGGAGGCTCCCCTGGAGGGCCTCCTCTACACCGCCTTCGACCTGGAAACCACGGGCCTGGATCCGGAAAAGGACGCCATCATCGCCCTGGGGGCGGTCCACATCCTGGGGAAAAAGGTGCTCCGCCACGAGATCTTCGAGGCCCTGGTCAACCCCGGACGCCCCATCCCCAAGGCTTCCACCGAGATCCACGGCCTCACCTGGGAGATGCTGAGGGAAAAGCCCAAGCTGGAGGAGGTGCTCCCGGGGTTTCGCCTGTTCCTGGAGGACACGGTGCTCCTGGCCCACAACGGGGCCTTTGACATGGCCTTCCTAAGGCGGGTGGGCCTCCACCAGCCCCCTTTGGTGGACACCCTGCTCCTTTCCCACCTGCTCTTCCCCGACCTCCAGGACCACCGCCTGGAAACCCTGGCGGAGCGCTTCGGCGTGCCCGTGATCGGCCGGCACACCGCCTTGGGGGACGCCCTCATGACCGCGGAGGTCTTCGCGGGCATGGTCCCCCTCCTAAAGGCCAGGGGCTACCGCACCCTGGGGGAGGTGCTCAGGGCCTGCGCCAGGTTGCCCCTGGCCAGGCTCAAGTACTGA
- the purD gene encoding phosphoribosylamine--glycine ligase — MKVLVVGSGGREHALLWKAAQSPLVDRLYAAPGNAGMAALAELVPWNGDVEALADWALGEGIDLTLVGPEAPLVEGIADAFQKRGLLLFGPTQKAAMIEGSKAFAKGLMERHGIPTARYRVFQDALLALEYVEGVGVPIVIKDSGLAGGKGVTVAFDLHTAKQAILNLLSGPEGGEVVVEEYLEGDEATVLALTDGETILPLLPSQDHKRLLDGDQGPMTGGMGAVAPYPMEAATLRRVEEEILKPLIQGLRAEGVVYRGVVYAGLMLTREGPKVLEFNARFGDPEAQAILPLLRNDLVDLALRVAEGRLKGTELAWREGASACVVLAAPGYPESPRKGIPLHVPEPPEGVLVFHAGTRWEGNRLVSAGGRVLNVVGLGKTLEEALSRAYGFIPQVGFPGAQYRKDIGHKALRLG; from the coding sequence ATGAAGGTGCTGGTGGTGGGTTCCGGGGGGCGGGAGCACGCCCTCCTTTGGAAGGCGGCGCAAAGCCCCCTGGTGGATCGGCTCTACGCCGCCCCTGGCAATGCCGGGATGGCGGCTTTGGCGGAGCTGGTTCCCTGGAATGGGGATGTGGAAGCCCTGGCGGACTGGGCTTTGGGCGAGGGGATAGACCTTACCCTGGTGGGTCCCGAGGCGCCCCTGGTGGAGGGCATCGCCGATGCCTTCCAGAAGCGGGGCCTTTTGCTCTTTGGCCCCACCCAGAAGGCCGCCATGATCGAGGGTTCCAAGGCCTTCGCCAAGGGGCTCATGGAGCGCCACGGCATTCCCACGGCCCGGTACCGGGTATTCCAGGATGCCCTGCTGGCCCTGGAGTACGTGGAGGGCGTGGGTGTGCCCATCGTCATCAAGGACTCCGGCCTGGCGGGGGGCAAGGGGGTGACGGTGGCCTTTGACCTGCACACGGCCAAGCAGGCCATCCTCAACCTTCTCTCCGGCCCCGAGGGAGGGGAGGTGGTGGTGGAGGAATACCTGGAGGGGGACGAGGCCACGGTGCTGGCCCTAACCGACGGGGAGACCATCCTGCCCCTCCTCCCCTCCCAGGACCATAAGCGCCTGTTGGACGGGGACCAGGGGCCCATGACCGGGGGCATGGGGGCCGTGGCCCCTTACCCCATGGAGGCCGCCACCTTGAGGCGGGTGGAGGAGGAGATCCTGAAACCCCTGATCCAGGGTCTGAGGGCGGAAGGGGTGGTTTACCGGGGGGTGGTCTATGCCGGTTTGATGCTGACCCGGGAGGGCCCCAAGGTGCTGGAGTTCAACGCCCGCTTTGGCGACCCCGAGGCCCAGGCCATCCTGCCCCTTTTGCGGAATGATCTGGTGGATCTGGCCCTGAGGGTGGCGGAGGGGCGGCTTAAGGGAACGGAGCTTGCCTGGCGGGAGGGGGCCTCCGCCTGCGTGGTCCTGGCGGCCCCCGGTTACCCGGAAAGCCCGCGGAAGGGCATTCCCCTCCATGTTCCTGAGCCGCCGGAAGGGGTCTTGGTCTTCCACGCGGGGACCCGGTGGGAAGGGAACAGGCTGGTGAGCGCGGGGGGGCGGGTTCTGAACGTGGTGGGGTTGGGGAAGACCCTGGAGGAGGCCCTTTCCCGGGCCTATGGCTTCATTCCCCAGGTGGGCTTCCCCGGGGCCCAGTACCGGAAGGACATAGGCCACAAGGCCCTCCGCCTGGGTTAG
- the purN gene encoding phosphoribosylglycinamide formyltransferase — protein sequence MLSPFPLGRPARMAVMASGRGTNLEALLEAFPPKNPWGEVVLVLSDNPEAYALRRASRRGVEAVAIPWRGRKAFEGEALGLLEARGVDLVLLAGFMRLLSPAFVEPWYGRLLNIHPSLLPAYPGLRVHARVLEAGERETGSTVHFVDQGMDTGPIVLQGRVPVLPGDTPETLERRVLFLEHRLYPRAVRLVLSGLAFPPGEGLKALLGEAWPRFQEFAPGEKPLYLRAVALLSAWGLGHLVPAALLGQGGDWVRGAFLAAHLLAEDHPALRQELSELSREVRLRAEDALRRVESPL from the coding sequence ATGCTGAGTCCCTTTCCCTTGGGCCGCCCTGCGCGGATGGCGGTGATGGCCTCGGGCCGGGGTACCAACCTGGAGGCCCTCTTGGAGGCTTTCCCCCCCAAAAACCCCTGGGGGGAGGTGGTGCTGGTCCTCTCCGACAACCCGGAGGCTTACGCTTTAAGGCGGGCCTCGAGGCGGGGGGTGGAGGCGGTGGCCATCCCCTGGCGGGGGCGGAAGGCCTTTGAAGGGGAGGCCCTGGGCCTTTTAGAGGCCAGGGGCGTGGACCTGGTGCTCCTGGCCGGCTTCATGCGCCTCCTCTCCCCGGCTTTTGTGGAACCCTGGTACGGCCGCCTTTTGAACATCCACCCCTCCCTCCTTCCCGCCTATCCGGGGCTTCGCGTGCACGCCCGGGTCCTCGAGGCGGGGGAGAGGGAAACGGGCTCCACGGTCCACTTCGTGGACCAGGGGATGGACACCGGTCCCATCGTCCTCCAGGGGCGGGTGCCCGTCCTGCCCGGGGATACCCCGGAAACCTTGGAAAGGCGGGTGCTTTTCCTGGAGCACCGCCTTTACCCAAGGGCGGTGCGCCTGGTGCTTTCGGGACTGGCCTTCCCTCCAGGGGAGGGCCTTAAGGCCCTTCTTGGGGAGGCCTGGCCCCGCTTCCAGGAGTTTGCTCCCGGGGAGAAGCCCCTTTATCTTCGGGCCGTGGCCCTGCTTTCCGCTTGGGGCCTAGGGCACCTTGTGCCCGCCGCCCTGCTGGGCCAGGGAGGGGACTGGGTCCGGGGAGCCTTCCTCGCCGCCCACCTCCTGGCGGAGGACCATCCTGCCCTGCGGCAGGAGCTTTCCGAACTTTCCCGAGAGGTCCGCCTGAGGGCGGAGGATGCCTTAAGGCGGGTAGAATCTCCCCTATGA